One genomic segment of Occultella kanbiaonis includes these proteins:
- a CDS encoding DUF2550 family protein — protein sequence MRIAIAVGAVAVVLALVLIALFLWRLRTLSHRVGSFECAKYTGNRWLAGIASYTRDHLDWYEVVSLSLRPTTRWERRELDILDRSRREVDGRLSSVSEARCVYRDEEFLLAANDQSLDGLRSWLEAAPPDPNTSRIV from the coding sequence ATGAGGATCGCGATCGCCGTCGGAGCCGTTGCGGTCGTGCTCGCCCTGGTACTGATCGCCCTCTTCCTGTGGCGGCTTCGCACCCTCAGCCACCGGGTCGGATCGTTCGAGTGTGCCAAGTACACCGGCAACCGCTGGCTGGCCGGGATCGCCAGCTACACCAGGGACCACCTCGACTGGTACGAGGTGGTTTCGCTGTCCCTGCGCCCGACCACCCGGTGGGAACGGCGCGAGCTCGACATCCTCGACCGGTCCCGGCGGGAGGTGGACGGGCGTCTCAGCAGCGTGAGCGAGGCCCGGTGTGTCTACCGTGACGAGGAGTTCCTGCTCGCCGCGAACGACCAGTCCCTGGACGGCCTGCGGTCCTGGCTCGAGGCGGCGCCGCCGGACCCGAACACGTCCCGTATCGTCTGA
- the atpD gene encoding F0F1 ATP synthase subunit beta — translation MTATATDTTAPGASGPGVGRIARVIGPVVDIEFPPDAIPEMYNALKTTVDLSTQGEGEGAFEMTLEVAQHLGDNMVRAIALKPTDGLVRGAKVTDTGAPISVPVGEITKGRVFNVIGEPLNLAEGETFEVTERWPIHRQPPAFDQLESKTQMFETGIKVIDLLTPYVLGGKIGLFGGAGVGKTVLIQEMIQRVAQDHGGVSVFAGVGERTREGNDLIVEMEEAGVFEKTALVFGQMDEPPGTRLRVALSALTMAEYFRDVAKQDVLLFIDNIFRFTQAGSEVSTLLGRMPSAVGYQPNLADEMGQLQERITSTRGHSITSLQAIYVPADDYTDPAPATTFAHLDATTELSREIASRGLYPAVDPLASTSRILDPRYVGEEHYRVATQVKAILQKNKELQDIIAILGIDELSEEDKITVNRARRIQQFLSQNTYMAEKFTSVVGSTVPLSETIEAFGKIAAGEYDHVAEQAFFNIGGLEDLERNWARIQSEIN, via the coding sequence CCATCCCGGAGATGTACAACGCCCTCAAGACCACGGTGGACCTGTCCACCCAGGGTGAGGGTGAGGGCGCCTTCGAGATGACCCTCGAGGTGGCTCAGCACCTGGGCGACAACATGGTCCGCGCCATCGCGCTGAAGCCCACGGACGGCCTCGTCCGCGGGGCCAAGGTGACCGACACCGGCGCGCCGATCTCGGTGCCCGTCGGTGAGATCACCAAGGGTCGCGTCTTCAACGTGATCGGTGAGCCCCTGAACCTCGCCGAGGGTGAGACGTTCGAGGTCACCGAGCGCTGGCCGATCCACCGTCAGCCGCCGGCGTTCGACCAGCTCGAGTCCAAGACGCAGATGTTCGAGACCGGCATCAAGGTCATCGACCTGCTCACGCCGTACGTGCTCGGCGGAAAGATCGGCCTGTTCGGCGGCGCCGGTGTGGGCAAGACCGTGCTCATCCAGGAGATGATCCAGCGCGTCGCCCAGGACCACGGTGGTGTGTCCGTGTTCGCCGGTGTGGGCGAGCGCACCCGTGAGGGCAACGACCTGATCGTCGAGATGGAGGAGGCCGGAGTCTTCGAGAAGACGGCCCTCGTCTTCGGCCAGATGGACGAGCCGCCGGGCACGCGTCTGCGCGTGGCACTGTCCGCACTGACCATGGCGGAGTACTTCCGCGACGTGGCCAAGCAGGACGTGCTGCTGTTCATCGACAACATCTTCCGGTTCACCCAGGCCGGTTCCGAGGTGTCCACGCTGCTCGGCCGGATGCCGTCCGCGGTGGGCTACCAGCCGAACCTGGCCGACGAGATGGGCCAGCTGCAGGAGCGGATCACCTCGACCCGCGGCCACTCGATCACCTCGCTGCAGGCGATCTACGTCCCGGCCGACGACTACACCGACCCGGCCCCGGCCACCACGTTCGCGCACCTGGACGCCACGACCGAGCTCTCCCGTGAGATCGCCTCGCGTGGTCTGTACCCGGCCGTGGACCCGCTGGCCTCGACCTCCCGGATCCTCGACCCGCGCTACGTGGGCGAGGAGCACTACCGGGTGGCGACCCAGGTGAAGGCGATCCTGCAGAAGAACAAGGAACTGCAGGACATCATCGCGATCCTCGGCATCGACGAGCTGTCCGAAGAGGACAAGATCACCGTGAACCGGGCCCGCCGGATCCAGCAGTTCCTGTCCCAGAACACCTACATGGCGGAGAAGTTCACGTCGGTGGTCGGCTCCACCGTGCCGCTGTCCGAGACCATCGAGGCGTTCGGCAAGATCGCCGCCGGTGAGTACGATCACGTCGCGGAGCAGGCGTTCTTCAACATCGGTGGCCTGGAGGATCTCGAGCGCAACTGGGCCCGGATCCAGTCCGAGATCAACTGA
- a CDS encoding F0F1 ATP synthase subunit epsilon gives MPLNVEIVSPDRTWWSGEAVSIGAPAADGDLGILTGHQPVLAVLRAGVVRVRPTSGEAITMDVDGGFISVDQDSVTIVVDPTTNEDQASGEN, from the coding sequence GTGCCGCTCAACGTGGAGATTGTGTCCCCGGACCGCACCTGGTGGTCCGGTGAGGCGGTGAGCATCGGTGCGCCCGCGGCCGACGGTGACCTCGGCATCCTGACCGGCCATCAGCCGGTCCTGGCGGTGCTGCGCGCCGGTGTGGTGCGGGTCCGGCCGACCTCGGGCGAGGCGATCACCATGGACGTCGACGGCGGGTTCATCTCGGTGGACCAGGACTCGGTGACCATCGTGGTCGATCCGACCACCAACGAGGACCAGGCGTCCGGCGAGAACTGA